In Bradyrhizobium sp. WD16, the genomic stretch TGGCAGGGTTCGTGAAGATGGAAGTATCTGTCCTTGGCAGGCCTGGCAGCGACCTACTCTCCCATGACTTAAGTCATAGTACCATTGGCGCTGAGGAATTTGACGGCCGAGTTCGGGATGGGATCGGGTATGGGCTCCTCGCAACAACCACCAGGCCGGCGAAGGACAGATAACGAAGCAAACTGTTGGTCTCTCATCGCACGCACGTGGCGTGGACATTGAAAATGAGAGCAATCAAGCCAATCGAACGATTAGTACCGGTAAGCTGCACGCATTGCTGCGCTTCCACACCCGGCCTATCAACGTGGTGGTCTTCCACGGTTCTCAAGGGAATTCTCGTTTTGAGGTGGGTTTCCCGCTTAGATGCTTTCAGCGGTTATCCCGTCCGTACATAGCTATGCTGCACTGCCGCTGGCGCGACAACAGCTCCACCAGAGGTACGTTCATCCCGGTCCTCTCGTACTAGGGACAAATCCTCTCAAAATTCCGACACCCACGGCAGATAGGGACCGAACTGTCTCACGACGTTCTGAACCCAGCTCACGTACCACTTTAATCGGCGAACAGCCGAACCCTTGGGACCTTCTCCAGCCCCAGGATGTGATGAGCCGACATCGAGGTGCCAAACGACGCCGTCGATATGGACTCTTGGGCGTCATCAGCCTGTTATCCCCGGCGTACCTTTTATCCGTTGAGCGATGGCCCATCCACGCGGGACCACCGGATCACTATGACCGACTTTCGTCTCTGCTCGACTTGTTGGTCTCGCAGTCAGGCAGGCTTATGCCATTATACTCGTCGAACGATTTCCGACCGTTCTGAGCCTACCGTCGCACGCCTCCGTTACTCTTTGGGAGGCGACCGCCCCAGTCAAACTGCCCACCATGCGCTGTCCCGGCCCCCGATCAGGGGACGCGGTTAGATATCCATAACCATTAGGGTGGTATTTCACATTGCGACTCCACCCGAGCTGGCGCCCGAGCTTCAAAGTCTACCACCTATTCTACACAAACAGTCACGAATACCAGTGCAAAGCTACAGTAAAGGTGCACGGGGTCTTTCCGTCTGACCGCAGGAACCCCGCATCTTCACGGGGAATTCAATTTCACTGAGTCTATGTTGGAGACAGCGGGGAAGTCATTACGCCATTCGTGCAGGTCGGAACTTACCCGACAAGGAATTTCGCTACCTTAGGACCGTTATAGTTACGGCCGCCGTTTACCGGGGCTTCAATTCAGAGCTTGCACTCCTCCTCTTAACCTTCCGGCACCGGGCAGGCGTCAGACCCTATACGTCATCTTGCGATTTCGCAGAGCCCTGTGTTTTTGCTAAACAGTTGCCACCCCCTGGTCTGTGCCCCTCTCGACGGCTTGCGCCGACGAAAGGCCTCCTTATCCCGAAGTTACGGAGGTAAATTGCCGAGTTCCTTCAACATAGTTCTCTCAAGCGCCTTGGTATACTCTACCAGTCCACCTGTGTCGGTTTCGGGTACGGTCTAATGTGGAGGCTATTTCCTGGAACTCCTTCGAGGCCCGACCAATCCAGTAAGGTCAGACAACATACGGAATTCGTCACCATCCACTGGCCCACGAATATTAACGTGGTTCCCATCGACTACGCCTTTCGGCCTCGCCTTAGGGACCGGCTAACCCTGCGAAGATTAACTTTACGCAGGAACCCTTGGACTTTCGGCGACACTGTCTTTCACAGTGTTTGTCGTTACTCATGCCAGCATTCGCACTTCTGATACCTCCAGGCGCCCTCACGGGTCGCCCTTCGCAGGCTTACAGAACGCTCCGCTACCGCGTACGCTTGCGCGCACACCCTAAGCTTCGGCTCGTGGCTTGAGCCCCGGTACATCTTCGGCGCAGAAACCCTTATTTAGACCAGTGAGCTGTTACGCTTTCTTTAAAGGATGGCTGCTTCTAAGCCAACCTCCTGGTTGTTTTGGGATTTCCACATCCTTTCCCACTTAGCCACGAATTAGGGGCCTTAGCTGTAGGTCAGGGTTGTTTCCCTCTCCACGACGGACGTTAGCACCCGCCGTGTGACTCCCGGATAGTACTCTCAGGTATTCGGAGTTTGGTTGGGTTTGGTAAGACGGTAAGTCCCCCTAGCCCATCCAGTGCTCTACCCCCTGAGGTATTCGTCCGAGGCGATACCTAAATATCTTTCGCGGAGAACCAGCTATTTCCCAGTTTGATTGGCCTTTCACCCCTAACCACAAGTCATCCGAGTCTTTTTCAACAGACACCGGTTCGGTCCTCCAGTGGGTGTTACCCCACCTTCAACCTGCTCATGGCTAGATCACTAGGTTTCGGGTCTAATACAACGAACTTGACGCCCTATTCAGACTCGCTTTCGCTACGCCTCCACCTATCGGCTTAAGCTTGCTCGTTAAATTAAGTCGCTGGCCCATAATACAAAAGGTACGACGTCACCCAGAACAAATCTTGGGCTCCGTCTGTTTGTAAGTATCCGGTTTCAGGTCTATTTCACTCCCCTCGTCGGGGTGCTTTTCACCTTTCCCTCACGGTACTGGTTCACTATCGGTCGCTGAGGAGTACTTAGGCTTGGAGGGTGGTCCCCCCGTGTTCAGACAGGATTGCACGTGTCCCGCCTTACTCGTGCATGAATGCTTGAATTACCCGTACGGGGCTATCACCCTCTGAGGCCCTGCTTTCCTGACAGGTTCTGGTTGTCGCACATTCATGACTGGCCTGGTCCGCGTTCGCTCGCCACTACTAGCGGAGTCTCTGTTGATGTCCTTTCCTCCAGGTACTTAGATGTTTCAGTTCCCTGGGTTCGCTTGAAACCTCCTATGTATTCAGAGATCTCATACCTTCTCTTGATAACCAGAAATCCAAAACCTCGCGGCTCGGTCTGGACATTTCTGTCCAACCCCAAGACACAAGGCCTTGGAGTTCTGGCTATCGAAGGTGGGTTTCCCCATTCGGAAATCCGTGGATCAAAGCTCCTTCGCAGCTCCTCACGGCTTATCGCAGCGTAGCACGTCCTTCATCGCCTCTCAGCGCCAAGGCATCCACCGGATACTCTTAAGGCACTTGATTGCTCTCATTATCAATGTCCACACACTCGGCAGAATGCACGCCGGCGCGACCCGAGGGTCGGTGCCGTCGTCGGACATTGATTAGAAAGACCAGTTTGCTTCGTAAGATCGAACCGATGGCAATGCGGTCAAGCGTCGCCAACAAGGTCACGTTGGCTCGCCGCACCATCTTGCGATGGCCGCGAGCCGTATTGACCTGGAGATAGTGCACAGCAGCCACGAATGATCCGCGCTGCCGGCTCGGTACGATCTCTTCTTCACGATGTCAGAAAACACGCAGTACGATGCCCATTGGCTTCGCATGCGAATAGATGCTTCGCGGACTAAATTCTGGCGCGCTCGCGCTCGGTGCGCCTGCCTGCACTTGGTGGCTTGCTCGATGATCCATCTGGTGGAGCCAGACGGGATCGAACCGACGACCTCATGCTTGCAAAGCACGCGCTCTCCCAGCTGAGCTATGGCCCCGTACCAGAAGACGAATGCCTTCCGTGCGCGCCTTCGCCAAAGGCAACGGCGCAGCAGCCTTCTCACGAAGGGCTTGCCGGGCCGAAGCGCAGCGCGCGAAGGCTGGTGGGCCTGGGAAGACTTGAACTTCCGACCTCACGCTTATCAAGCGCGCGCTCTAACCAACTGAGCTACAAGCCCCTAACGACTAAGGGCCGCAGCCTGACGCCATCGCCAAAGGTCTCGCGACCCAAGGCATGGCCTCGGCGCCGCCCTCGGCGCGTGTTCGTCCGCGAAGAAAGAGAAACGAAGACGGCGGCGTCCCGCCAATGGAGCTCACGGGATCTGGCGATCCGTGGCCCCTGATGTTTCTGAAAGAGGTTCGATAGCGCATCTGGCGCAAGCACCAGACGACATCTGAAGAACCATCCTTAGAAAGGAGGTGATCCAGCCGCAGGTTCCCCTACGGCTACCTTGTTACGACTTCACCCCAGTCGCTGACCCTACCGTGGTCGGCTGCCTCCATTGCTGGTTAGCGCACCGCCTTCAGGTAAAGCCAACTCCCATGGTGTGACGGGCGGTGTGTACAAGGCCCGGGAACGTATTCACCGCAGCATGCTGATCTGCGATTACTAGCGATTCCAACTTCATGGGCTCGAGTTGCAGAGCCCAATCCGAACTGAGACGGCTTTTTGAGATTTGCGAAGACTTGCGTCTTTGCGTCCCTCTGTCACCGCCATTGTAGCACGTGTGTAGCCCAGCCCGTAAGGGCCATGAGGACTTGACGTCATCCCCACCTTCCTCGCGGCTTATCACCGGCAGTCTCTTTAGAGTGCTCAACTAAATGGTAGCAACTAAAGACGGGGGTTGCGCTCGTTGCGGGACTTAACCCAACATCTCACGACACGAGCTGACGACAGCCATGCAGCACCTGTCTCCGGTCCAGCCGAACTGAAGGAATCCATCTCTGGAAACCGCGACCGGGATGTCAAGGGCTGGTAAGGTTCTGCGCGTTGCGTCGAATTAAACCACATGCTCCACCGCTTGTGCGGGCCCCCGTCAATTCCTTTGAGTTTTAATCTTGCGACCGTACTCCCCAGGCGGAATGCTTAAAGCGTTAGCTGCGCCACTGGAGAGTAAACCCTCCAACGGCTGGCATTCATCGTTTACGGCGTGGACTACCAGGGTATCTAATCCTGTTTGCTCCCCACGCTTTCGTGCCTCAGCGTCAGTATCGGGCCAGTGAGCCGCCTTCGCCACTGGTGTTCTTGCGAATATCTACGAATTTCACCTCTACACTCGCAGTTCCACTCACCTCTCCCGAACTCAAGATCTTCAGTATCAAAGGCAGTTCTGGAGTTGAGCTCCAGGATTTCACCCCTGACTTAAAGACCCGCCTACGCACCCTTTACGCCCAGTGATTCCGAGCAACGCTAGCCCCCTTCGTATTACCGCGGCTGCTGGCACGAAGTTAGCCGGGGCTTATTCTTGCGGTACCGTCATTATCTTCCCGCACAAAAGAGCTTTACAACCCTAGGGCCTTCATCACTCACGCGGCATGGCTGGATCAGGCTTGCGCCCATTGTCCAATATTCCCCACTGCTGCCTCCCGTAGGAGTCTGGGCCGTGTCTCAGTCCCAGTGTGGCTGATCATCCTCTCAGACCAGCTACTGATCGTCGCCTTGGTGAGCCATTACCTCACCAACTAGCTAATCAGACGCGGGCCGATCTTTCGGCGATAAATCTTTCCCCGTAAGGGCTTATCCGGTATTAGCACAAGTTTCCCTGTGTTGTTCCGAACCAAAAGGTACGTTCCCACGCGTTACTCACCCGTCTGCCGCTGACGTATTGCTACGCCCGCTCGACTTGCATGTGTTAAGCCTGCCGCCAGCGTTCGCTCTGAGCCAGGATCAAACTCTCAAGTTGGACTTGATCTTTGAACCGGCTGATCACAACGTTTGACGAGGTCCCACCATGCCGAACACGATTCACATCGCATTCGATCTCATGACCACGCAATCCGAAGACCGCAGGCCATGATGGTGTTACCTTAGAAACGTGTACCGCCGAAGTCTCGTCCGACCGGACACTTCAGAAGATTTGCATCTTCATCGTGCGCGGCCCGCAAGGACTCCGCCGTCCACGTTTCTCTTTCTTCATCTTCACTTGTCAAACAGCCCGAGAGCGCCAAGCCCTCACCCTCCGAAGAGGAATTCGAAACCTTCATCCGACGGCAATGACCAACCGACAACTATCGGCTGGATCAAACACTCATCTCGATGGAGAGCTTCGAAAGGCGCGTCAACAGGGCCGAGGCACTTGGCCAAGGCGTTGTCGCCGCGCTCAGTGGCCGCCTTATAAGCCCGCCCAATCCGGCTTGTCAAATGCTTGCTGCAACAACTTGTGGCCTGTGGAAAAATAATCCCGCCCGCCCTGCCGGGACATGGGATGGCACCTTCGGTTTCGGCCGCACGCGCGGCTCAGCACCCCGTCGCCGAAAAAAAGAAAAGCGCCGCGGCCAGGGCCGCGGCGCGCCGCTCGGGACTTCAGGCGATCAGAATTTGATCGAGATGCCCGAATACAGCGACTTCTCGGTGCAGCTCTTGTTGTTGGTCGCCGCCGCCGTGCCCGCATTGAAGAAGCAGACGCCGTTGGCGGTATTCTTGTCGTCGAGGCCGAACTTGTTCTCCCAGTAGCGGTAGGCGACCCAGACATCGACGAAGTGCGAATACTTCGGTCCCCAGAACAGCTTGGAGGCGTCGAACGTCAGGCGGATCGGCTCGGCGTTGATTTCCATCTTGGTGTCGTTGCTCGGCGAGACGATGCCGGCCGCGGCGCCGGTGCCTTTCGGGCCGTAGAAGCCGGCGCGGCCCGAGATGGCGAAGTACTGCAGGTACTCGGGCAGGAAGCCGAGATCCATGTAGTAGTTGATCTCCACCGCCCAGGTGCCGCGGAAATCGGTGTTGCCGTTGGCAATGCCCGGAAACGGCCCGGCAAAGGCCGGCGTCAGGAAGCTGTTGTGGCTCCATTCCTTGTAGTAGAGCGGCGAGACGTTGAAGTAGCCCTTGTAAGGCAGGTCGAAGGCGAACTGCAGACCGGCGACCACGTCCTTCTTCGCCGGAGCGAGGAAATTGTTCTCGGTGTTCACGTCGGCGCCGACCTCGAAGGAGATGTCGCGCAGGATGCCGTAGCTGAACATCCTGGTGCCGAAGATCTCGTTCCAGCCGAAGGTACTGCGGAACAGGCCGTAGAACTCGGTCGCCCCGGCGCAGGCGTTGGGCACGCCGACGCTCGGAACGCAGGGACCGGCCGGATCGGTGCTGTTCGATTTCAGGAGTTCGAGATTGATGAAGTTGGTGCCGTAGGCCCAGACGTCGAAATGGGTGAAGGCAAAGATGTTCTTCGGCGTGCTGGCGCTGGCGCCCGGCGAAGTCGCGGTGAACTGGTAGGCGTAGGTCAGGCGGTTGTCGTTGACGATGAAGAAGGGCACATCGGCCACCGGCTTCGCCTTTACCGGCATCGTCGAAAGGTCGGCGGCAAAGGCCGAGCCGGCTGCCGCGATCGTCAGACCGAACGCGAGTGCGTAGGATTTCAATTTCATCAAGTGCCCCCGAAAGTGAGTTGAGACGACGAACGTTGTCGCCTCACTTTGCGCGGGGGCGGCACGGACGGAAGCACGAAAGTTCCGCATGCCCTGCACAGACATTGACGCGAGCGCGAAATACATGAGCAGCGCCCATCGCGTTGCGGCGCCGGCGCGCGGGCGCTTCGCATGATCATGATCATGCAAAATTCGCGGAGTTTACGCGGTGTTCGGCGCCTCGCCCGTCGGCTCGCGGCGCGCTGCGACGACACGCCGCGCCGTCATCGGCCGCTGCTCATTTTCTGACCGCGCGGTCCCTGCAGGATTCCGATTTGCGGCCGCCTGTCGCAAATCAGCAACAGATCCGTCGACGCCGGGACAAGAGCGTTTTCAACAGGTTGCACCGGGATTGGGCAACTGGTGGCGCTTTTCATGACTTATCTTGACGGACGATCTGGCACAGTATCGTCCCAATAATCCCGCCCGCGCGAGTCCCGCACCGAAGCCCCGACGCTCATGACCGAAGCTCCACCTTCCCCGCCCCCGGCCGGCGCCATCGCGCTTCTCGAGGCCGTCGGCATCACCAAGCTTTACGGCGATTTCGCCGCCAATGACGGCGTCGACCTCGCCGTCCGGCCGCATCAGATCCATGCGCTGCTCGGTGAAAACGGCGCCGGCAAGTCGACCCTCGTCAAGATCATCTACGGGCTGATCCAGCCGAGCGCCGGCGAGTTGCGCTGGCAGGGCCGCCGGGTCGAGCTGAGCGGACCGGCCGCCGCGCGCGCGCTCGGCATCGGCATGGTGTTCCAGCATTTCTCGCTGTTCGACAATCTGACGGTGGCGGAAAATGTCGCGCTCGGACTGCCGGCGGGCGAATCCTTTTCGGCGATCTCGGCGCGGCTCGCCAAGATCTCCGCCCTCTACGGGCTGCCGCTCGATCCCAAACGCGAGGTCTGGCAGCTGTCGGTCGGCGAGCGCCAGCGCATCGAGATCGTCCGCGCCCTGATGCAGGATCCGAAATTCCTCATTCTCGACGAGCCGACCGCCGTGCTCACGCCGCAGGAAGCCGACCAGCTCTTTGCCGTGCTCGAACGGCTCAAGGGCGAAGGCCGCGCGATCCTCTATATCAGCCACAAGCTCGAAGAGGTGAAGCGGCTGTGCGACACCGCCACCATCCTGCGGGGCGGCAGGAAGGTGGCGAGTTGCGATCCGCGGCTGGAAAGCGCCGCCTCGCTGGCGCGGATGATGGTCGGAAGCGACATCAGGGAGGTTCGCGCCAGGAGCCATCGCCCCACCGTGCCGCGCCTCGTCGTCAACGACCTGAGCGCCGCCCCCGAGGAGGCGCACGGCACGCGCCTTCGCAACATCTGCCTCGAGGTGAAGGGCGGCGAGATCTTCGGCATCGCCGGCGTTGC encodes the following:
- a CDS encoding ABC transporter ATP-binding protein, which codes for MTEAPPSPPPAGAIALLEAVGITKLYGDFAANDGVDLAVRPHQIHALLGENGAGKSTLVKIIYGLIQPSAGELRWQGRRVELSGPAAARALGIGMVFQHFSLFDNLTVAENVALGLPAGESFSAISARLAKISALYGLPLDPKREVWQLSVGERQRIEIVRALMQDPKFLILDEPTAVLTPQEADQLFAVLERLKGEGRAILYISHKLEEVKRLCDTATILRGGRKVASCDPRLESAASLARMMVGSDIREVRARSHRPTVPRLVVNDLSAAPEEAHGTRLRNICLEVKGGEIFGIAGVAGNGQDELFALLSGERRLLDPAKIVIDGQAAAHLSITQRRRLGAAFVPEERLGHGTAPRMRLSENALLTGHATGTMTHHGFIDAAATLATVDRATAAFDVRKAKRDPEAASLSGGNLQKFIVGREILRKPAVLVVSQPTWGVDAGAAAVIRQALIDLAADGAAVMVISQDLDELAEISDRIAVMFHGGLSAPLATAEADRETIGLLMGGSTIQAAKEHAHGAGA